One genomic region from Kineobactrum salinum encodes:
- a CDS encoding helix-turn-helix domain-containing protein, which yields MEPVEGSILALMQNTVKGLFRTHLVGPGASLSEAFSTLDSSEKVDGFLAVPQRGLRGGQTKLSVEEGEGHWELQCIGDDIYVVASRCRFHDARREVVPPEGFIEIHICLSGPVHLQLAGKKKFSSSSPFMFVCRQGANARYTVRFEPGRREMLAFYVRPSVLDTFGLHCGGDIPYLRDLLDTGDDSITYQQLPISVPILGVATQIMHNQLRGQSRLIYTEAKTWELLSLFLDELSQPPGQLAGLATDVFAERDLAMFEQARSILQEQLSAKLTIAALARAVGTNTTKLKHGFKLCFGMTILEFSHQCKMEEALRLLVDEQISVGMVAQAVGYQHQASFSSAFKEYYGILPKEARKLKSGAYPKRARKEISRSS from the coding sequence ATGGAACCAGTCGAGGGTAGTATTTTGGCGCTGATGCAAAACACGGTGAAGGGACTGTTCCGCACCCATCTGGTGGGCCCCGGCGCGTCGCTCAGTGAGGCCTTCTCGACCCTGGACAGCTCAGAGAAAGTCGACGGCTTCCTGGCGGTTCCGCAACGTGGATTGCGCGGCGGCCAGACAAAGCTGTCTGTTGAGGAAGGCGAGGGCCACTGGGAACTTCAGTGTATAGGGGACGATATCTACGTGGTGGCGTCCCGCTGCCGCTTCCACGATGCCCGCAGGGAGGTTGTACCGCCGGAGGGCTTCATCGAGATTCATATCTGTCTGTCCGGTCCGGTGCACCTGCAGCTGGCCGGGAAAAAGAAGTTCAGCTCAAGCTCGCCCTTCATGTTCGTTTGTCGGCAGGGAGCAAATGCCCGCTATACCGTGCGCTTTGAGCCGGGCAGGCGCGAGATGCTGGCTTTTTACGTCCGGCCCTCGGTGCTGGATACCTTCGGGCTTCATTGCGGCGGTGACATCCCCTATCTGCGAGACCTGCTGGATACCGGGGACGACAGCATTACCTACCAGCAGTTGCCTATTTCAGTGCCGATTCTCGGTGTCGCGACACAGATCATGCACAATCAACTGCGAGGACAATCCCGCCTCATCTACACCGAAGCAAAGACCTGGGAATTGCTGAGTTTGTTTCTTGACGAACTTTCACAGCCCCCTGGCCAGTTGGCAGGGCTTGCTACAGACGTGTTCGCCGAGCGCGACCTGGCCATGTTCGAGCAGGCACGAAGCATCCTCCAGGAGCAGCTCAGCGCCAAGCTGACCATCGCCGCCCTGGCACGAGCGGTGGGAACCAATACCACCAAGCTGAAACACGGCTTCAAGCTGTGTTTTGGCATGACGATCCTCGAGTTCAGCCACCAGTGCAAAATGGAGGAGGCGCTGCGCTTGCTGGTGGATGAACAGATATCCGTGGGTATGGTGGCGCAGGCGGTAGGGTACCAGCATCAGGCCAGTTTCTCCTC
- a CDS encoding protoporphyrinogen/coproporphyrinogen oxidase, with protein sequence MESGQRKVVVVGAGIAGLTAAFHLQQRGFNVVVLEKEAAPGGRMRQVELGGLRVNTGARLLYTFYTPLMELIRQLGLEEEIVYLGHTRMRCNDRGGDYPIAFTPGLGPLFNSSLKLSTRLRLIRLLPDLLRARFATDPNDMSSCAYADHGTMAEYFTARVGRDFVDKIVDPLFRGARSWNAEDVSPAFFLTSTAHMFGHRAFTFRRGIGYINEVLASQLDIRYHTEVLGIERERDGPGATVSWLEEGAERELYADIVVCATEGVRARHLVANQSLPEQSFLADVRYNALGVVYHVLKNSPAHGINFYTRDHPSALAILETVPERDNNKPHLFCELSPEAVEQASREGLQGELGQLVRRDVAQLYPGLERELDHTVSQWIEPMLPVFYPGYIASLRRFAEHQRGARQAIYYCGDYMAQALVGGACGSGRDIARLIGEHYR encoded by the coding sequence ATGGAATCGGGTCAGCGGAAAGTGGTGGTTGTGGGAGCGGGGATTGCCGGTCTGACCGCCGCCTTCCATCTGCAGCAACGCGGCTTCAACGTCGTTGTATTGGAAAAGGAAGCGGCCCCCGGCGGGCGTATGCGGCAAGTCGAGCTCGGCGGCTTGCGGGTCAATACGGGCGCGCGGCTACTCTACACGTTTTATACTCCGCTGATGGAGCTGATTCGTCAGCTCGGTCTGGAGGAGGAGATTGTCTACCTCGGCCATACCCGGATGCGCTGCAACGACAGAGGCGGAGACTATCCGATTGCTTTCACGCCCGGTCTGGGGCCATTGTTCAATTCATCCCTGAAGCTGTCGACGCGCTTGCGTCTGATCAGGTTGTTGCCGGATCTGCTGCGAGCCCGGTTTGCCACCGACCCCAATGACATGAGCAGTTGCGCCTATGCGGATCATGGCACCATGGCGGAGTACTTTACTGCCAGGGTTGGCAGGGATTTTGTCGACAAGATTGTCGACCCACTGTTTCGCGGGGCCCGAAGCTGGAATGCGGAAGACGTGTCGCCGGCCTTCTTTCTGACCTCCACCGCACACATGTTTGGCCACCGGGCTTTTACCTTCCGCCGCGGTATCGGTTATATCAATGAAGTGCTGGCATCGCAGCTGGATATTCGCTATCACACCGAGGTGCTGGGGATTGAGCGCGAACGGGACGGGCCGGGCGCAACGGTGTCATGGCTGGAGGAGGGAGCCGAGCGCGAACTTTACGCCGACATCGTGGTTTGCGCGACGGAAGGGGTCAGGGCCCGGCATCTCGTTGCCAACCAGAGCCTCCCGGAACAATCCTTCCTGGCGGATGTGCGCTACAACGCGCTGGGCGTGGTCTATCATGTGCTGAAGAACAGCCCGGCCCATGGCATCAACTTCTACACCCGCGATCACCCCTCGGCCCTGGCCATCCTGGAAACGGTGCCCGAGCGGGACAACAACAAACCCCACCTGTTTTGCGAACTCTCCCCGGAGGCCGTGGAGCAGGCCTCCAGAGAGGGGCTCCAGGGAGAGCTGGGGCAGCTTGTCAGGCGCGATGTGGCTCAACTGTACCCGGGGCTGGAGCGGGAGCTGGATCATACGGTGAGTCAGTGGATTGAACCCATGCTGCCGGTATTCTACCCGGGTTATATTGCCTCTTTGCGCCGCTTCGCTGAACATCAGCGGGGCGCCCGGCAGGCGATCTACTACTGCGGTGACTACATGGCTCAGGCCCTGGTGGGCGGCGCCTGTGGCAGTGGTCGCGATATCGCCCGCCTGATCGGCGAACACTACCGCTGA
- a CDS encoding CNNM domain-containing protein, whose amino-acid sequence MTLLLIAIGLALGISFICSVAEAVLLSVTTAYTTLLEQEGRSSGRRLRALKQDVDRPLSAILTLNTIAHTAGATVAGAQAAIVFGSSMLGVFSAILTLLILVFSEIIPKTLGAFYWRQLAPMIAHILHGMIILLYPFVVMSNWMTRLITRGQPLRGLSRAEFAVMAEVGEMEGELGNHETRILQNLLGLREKTVKDVMTPRPVLFTLPQDMQVADYFEKHGDAPFSRIPIYGDNQDDVTGFVLRGELILAKAREEQDKPLSHYRRELPALVGAIDLLRAFEVILERGAHLMLVVDEYGGVDGVITLEDIFETLVGREIVDEVDRTADLQRLARRLGQRRNKRLGVEAGKKSPDGNGVP is encoded by the coding sequence ATGACACTACTGCTGATTGCCATAGGCCTGGCCCTGGGGATTTCCTTCATTTGCTCGGTGGCCGAGGCGGTGCTGCTCAGCGTAACCACGGCCTACACCACACTGCTGGAACAGGAGGGTCGCTCGTCCGGCCGCCGCTTGCGGGCGCTCAAGCAGGATGTGGACCGGCCGCTTTCGGCCATCCTGACCCTCAATACCATCGCCCACACCGCCGGAGCCACCGTGGCCGGGGCCCAGGCCGCAATAGTATTCGGCAGCAGCATGCTGGGGGTGTTCTCCGCCATTTTGACACTGCTGATCCTGGTGTTCTCGGAGATCATCCCTAAAACGCTGGGGGCTTTCTACTGGCGCCAACTGGCGCCGATGATCGCGCACATCCTGCACGGCATGATCATTCTGCTGTATCCCTTCGTCGTGATGTCCAACTGGATGACCCGCCTGATAACCCGGGGCCAACCCCTGCGGGGACTGAGCCGGGCGGAATTTGCGGTGATGGCGGAAGTGGGCGAGATGGAAGGCGAACTGGGCAACCACGAAACCCGTATTCTGCAGAATCTGCTTGGCCTGAGGGAGAAAACCGTCAAGGACGTGATGACACCGCGGCCGGTGCTGTTCACCCTGCCGCAGGACATGCAGGTCGCTGACTATTTTGAAAAACACGGCGATGCGCCGTTTTCCCGGATACCGATCTACGGCGACAACCAGGACGATGTGACCGGCTTCGTGCTGCGCGGCGAATTGATCCTGGCCAAGGCCCGCGAGGAGCAGGACAAGCCCCTGTCCCACTACCGGCGCGAATTGCCCGCGCTGGTAGGCGCCATCGACCTGCTGCGGGCCTTCGAGGTCATCCTGGAGCGGGGAGCACATCTCATGCTGGTGGTGGACGAATACGGCGGCGTCGACGGCGTCATCACCCTGGAAGATATCTTTGAAACCCTGGTGGGACGGGAAATCGTCGACGAGGTAGACCGCACCGCTGATCTGCAGCGCCTCGCGCGACGTCTGGGCCAGCGGCGCAACAAGCGTCTGGGCGTGGAAGCCGGCAAAAAAAGCCCCGACGGCAATGGTGTTCCGTGA